In Polynucleobacter arcticus, the following proteins share a genomic window:
- the prmB gene encoding 50S ribosomal protein L3 N(5)-glutamine methyltransferase, whose protein sequence is MDPAPQQSLTVDQCIDQIAARLEAAHLHYGHGAIDAQSEALWIASKQLELSPTDALDHLEQAMTAEQIVRAFETTENRISTRKPLAYILGEAWLMGVPFFSSEQSIVPRSWIAELIVDGSLESWLPADGKALDLCTGNGSLAILLAMACPDIHVSACDISLPALAVASRNLDRHGLSSQVELFEGDLWDALPEPHGDNRFDLIICNPPYVNANSMNALPAEYHAEPALALAGGDDGMDLIRKIIASAPDYLSERGAILIEIGNEYEHFKRAFPEIPVIWMEVSAGDQQVLLIQAEDLH, encoded by the coding sequence ATGGACCCTGCGCCCCAGCAATCTCTCACAGTTGATCAATGCATTGATCAAATCGCAGCACGATTAGAGGCAGCACATTTGCACTACGGTCATGGTGCCATTGATGCTCAGAGTGAAGCCTTATGGATTGCTAGCAAGCAACTCGAACTCAGCCCTACCGATGCCTTGGATCACTTAGAGCAGGCAATGACTGCCGAGCAGATTGTCAGGGCGTTTGAGACCACAGAAAATCGCATCTCTACACGCAAGCCATTGGCTTATATTTTGGGTGAAGCTTGGCTCATGGGTGTGCCATTTTTCTCGAGCGAGCAAAGTATTGTTCCACGCTCCTGGATTGCAGAGCTCATCGTTGATGGCTCTCTAGAATCCTGGTTACCTGCCGATGGTAAGGCGCTAGATTTGTGTACCGGCAATGGCTCTCTAGCTATTTTGCTAGCGATGGCTTGCCCCGATATTCATGTGAGTGCTTGTGACATTAGCCTGCCTGCATTAGCCGTAGCTTCCCGCAATCTCGATCGCCATGGCCTAAGTTCACAGGTCGAGCTTTTTGAGGGTGATCTCTGGGATGCATTACCAGAACCCCATGGTGACAATCGCTTTGATCTCATCATCTGCAACCCGCCTTACGTCAATGCCAATTCCATGAACGCCCTGCCTGCTGAGTATCACGCAGAGCCTGCTCTTGCATTGGCTGGTGGCGATGATGGCATGGATCTCATTCGCAAGATTATTGCGAGCGCACCAGATTATCTATCGGAGCGTGGCGCCATTCTGATTGAGATTGGCAATGAGTATGAACACTTCAAGAGAGCCTTCCCGGAGATTCCAGTCATTTGGATGGAGGTCTCTGCCGGAGATCAGCAAGTCCTACTCATTCAAGCGGAAGACTTGCACTAA
- the dapE gene encoding succinyl-diaminopimelate desuccinylase, producing the protein MSATLELTEALIACRSVTPADGGCQDLIAKRLQAIGFHTESVISGPENFQVTNLWAIKKGTAGDQGELLMFAGHTDVVPTGPLEKWTSDPFTPTIRDGMLYGRGAADMKTSLAGFVVATEEFVITHPNHKGSIAFLITSDEEGPANDGTVIMCERLQKQGQRLDYCVIGEPTSVDQLGDMIKNGRRGSLSGKLRVKGIQAHIAYPHLGKNPIHLSAPAIQSLVETEWDKGNQYFQPTSFQISNIHAGTGANNVIPGELAVDFNFRFSTESKPEELRSRLEAILTSAGLDFEIDWVLGGSPFITGDGALANALRKSIKAETNIDTELSTTGGTSDGRFIAKICKEVVEFGPLNATSHKIDECVIVDDVVPLKNIFRKTLEQLIA; encoded by the coding sequence ATGAGCGCTACCCTCGAGTTAACTGAAGCCCTTATCGCCTGTCGTTCGGTAACACCGGCGGATGGCGGTTGTCAGGACCTCATTGCCAAACGCCTTCAGGCGATTGGCTTTCATACCGAGAGCGTGATTAGTGGTCCTGAGAATTTTCAGGTCACTAACCTTTGGGCAATCAAAAAGGGTACAGCTGGCGATCAGGGCGAATTACTCATGTTTGCTGGTCACACCGACGTTGTGCCAACAGGCCCGCTGGAAAAGTGGACCAGCGATCCGTTTACTCCCACGATTCGGGACGGCATGCTTTACGGTCGCGGTGCTGCGGATATGAAAACCTCTCTAGCAGGATTTGTTGTAGCTACAGAAGAGTTTGTCATCACCCACCCAAATCACAAAGGTTCTATCGCTTTTTTGATTACCAGCGATGAAGAAGGTCCCGCAAATGATGGCACCGTCATCATGTGCGAGCGCTTGCAAAAACAAGGCCAACGTTTGGACTATTGCGTGATTGGTGAGCCTACTTCCGTAGATCAACTCGGTGACATGATTAAGAATGGCCGCCGCGGCTCGCTCTCAGGAAAGCTTCGGGTTAAAGGGATTCAGGCGCATATTGCCTACCCCCATCTTGGCAAAAATCCGATCCACCTTTCAGCACCAGCAATACAGTCGCTGGTGGAGACTGAGTGGGATAAAGGCAATCAGTATTTTCAACCTACAAGCTTTCAGATCTCCAACATTCATGCAGGCACTGGCGCGAATAATGTTATTCCTGGTGAGTTGGCAGTGGATTTCAACTTCCGTTTTTCTACCGAGAGCAAGCCAGAAGAATTGCGCAGCCGCCTAGAGGCCATCTTGACTTCTGCCGGACTGGACTTTGAGATTGATTGGGTCTTAGGCGGCAGTCCATTTATTACTGGCGATGGTGCTCTTGCTAATGCTTTGCGCAAATCTATCAAAGCAGAAACGAATATCGATACTGAGCTCTCCACAACCGGCGGTACTAGTGATGGCCGTTTCATCGCAAAAATTTGCAAAGAGGTGGTGGAATTTGGTCCACTCAATGCTACGAGTCACAAAATTGATGAGTGTGTGATTGTGGATGATGTGGTTCCGCTCAAGAATATCTTCCGCAAGACTCTAGAACAATTAATTGCCTAA
- the dapD gene encoding 2,3,4,5-tetrahydropyridine-2,6-dicarboxylate N-succinyltransferase, with product MSQSPQSIIEQAWENRANLSPEAVSGEIRNAVNAVLEGLNTGSIRVAERQSVGKWEVNQWVKKAVLLSFRLEDNKPMGAGGYTQFYDKVPSKFENYTAEDFANGGFRVVPPAIARRGSFIGKNAVLMPSYVNIGAYVGEGTMVDTWATVGSCAQIGKNVHLSGGVGIGGVLEPIQAGPVIIEDNCFIGARSEVVEGVVIEENAVLSMGVYIGQSTKIYDRETGEIHYGRVPAGSVVVPGSLPSACGKYSLYAAIIVKKVDAQTRAKTAINELLRD from the coding sequence ATGAGCCAATCACCACAAAGCATCATTGAACAAGCCTGGGAAAACCGCGCAAACCTGTCTCCAGAGGCTGTTTCTGGGGAAATTCGTAACGCGGTAAACGCGGTCCTCGAGGGCCTTAATACCGGCAGCATTCGCGTGGCTGAGCGCCAAAGCGTTGGTAAATGGGAAGTCAATCAATGGGTTAAAAAGGCAGTTTTGCTGTCTTTTCGCCTGGAAGACAATAAGCCGATGGGTGCTGGTGGGTATACCCAGTTTTATGACAAGGTCCCAAGCAAGTTTGAGAACTACACCGCAGAAGACTTCGCCAATGGCGGTTTCCGCGTAGTTCCCCCTGCAATTGCTCGTAGAGGCTCATTTATCGGCAAAAATGCCGTTTTAATGCCTTCCTACGTCAATATCGGTGCTTATGTTGGTGAAGGCACCATGGTCGACACTTGGGCAACAGTAGGCTCTTGTGCCCAAATTGGTAAAAATGTTCATCTCTCCGGTGGCGTTGGCATTGGTGGTGTCTTAGAGCCAATTCAAGCCGGCCCAGTGATTATTGAAGACAACTGCTTTATCGGTGCTCGCTCTGAGGTAGTTGAAGGCGTAGTGATTGAAGAAAACGCTGTTCTTTCTATGGGCGTATACATTGGTCAAAGCACCAAAATCTACGACCGTGAAACCGGTGAGATTCATTATGGGCGTGTACCAGCAGGCTCTGTTGTAGTACCAGGCTCCCTTCCCTCTGCTTGCGGTAAATACAGTCTGTACGCTGCGATCATTGTGAAGAAGGTAGATGCTCAAACCAGAGCAAAAACTGCCATTAACGAACTCCTACGTGATTAA